TTCCGCCACGTCGAGCATGCTGTCCAACTCGAGCCCGGCGACCAGCTCCGTATTGAAGATCTTGCTCGAATCGTCGAGGCTGATCTGCTCGAAGCGTTGCCGAAGCTCGGCGATATCGGTGACCGCCTTCGCCATCGAGGCCTGCTCCCGGTAGACACCGGTGCCGTCCTCCATGGCGGTGTTCATGTCTTCGCGAACCTTGGCGATCTTCTCCCCGCCGCGCTGACGCCCGCGTAGCGCATCGATGCGCGCTGCTTCGGCCTCGGCCTGCTGGACGAAAGGGCCTTCCTCGCCAACCGACACGCTCTTGATGTATTCCGTCGCGTGCTCGCCAGCCCGCGCACCGAACACGAGACACTCGGTGAGAGAGTTCGAACCCAGGCGGTTGGCACCATTCAAGGACACGCACGCCGTTTCGCCGGCGGCGTAGAGCCCATCGAGGGTCGTCTTGGCATCGATGTCCGTATCCACGCCACCCATCATGTAGTGCAGCACCGGGCGGATCGGAATCGGCTCGTGGACCGGATCGACGTTTGCGTAGGCCTTCGACAGCTCACGCACGAACGGCAGCCGGGCCATGATCTTCTCTTCTCCGAGGTGTCGGAGATCCAGATGCGCGTAGCGGCCGATCTTCCCCGGGATTTCCACACCGCGGCCGGCCGCGATCTCCTGGGTAATGGCCCTCGAGATCATGTCCCGCGGCCCGAGTTCGGCCTTCGTACCGACACCGTAGTCCCGGCTGACCAGGAAGCGCTCGCCTTCGTTGTTGAGCAGATGGCCACCCTCACCACGGGTCGCCTCGGTGATGAGGATGCCGGTGCCGGGCAGGCCCGTCGGGTGGTACTGGACGAACTCCATATCCTTCAGCCCCACGCCCTCGCGGTAGGCGAGTGACATGCCGTCGCCGGTCTTGATGTTCCCGTTCGTCGTGAAGGGCCAGACCTTGCCGCCACCGCCCGTGGAGAGGATCACCGCCTTCCCCAGGATGGCTTTCATCTCGCCGGTACGGATATCCAGCGCGGCGACGCCACGGCAGGCACCGCCATCGACCAGCAGCTTGCTGACGAAGTGTTCGTCGTAGCGCACCACGTTGCCGAACTTCATCGAAGTCTGGAAGAGCGTATGCAGCATGTGGAAGCCGACCTTGTCGGTGGCATACCAGGTGCGCTTCGTGCTCATCCCGCCGAATGCGCGGGTCGAGACACTCCCATCCTCGTTGCGGCTCCAGGGGCAGCCCCAATGCTCGAGACGCGTC
The nucleotide sequence above comes from bacterium. Encoded proteins:
- a CDS encoding FAD-binding protein codes for the protein MVDVSRHDVVIVGGGGAGLRAAIAASELNPELSIALVSKVYPMRSHTISAEGGAAAIARDDDSLEMHGYDTVKGSDFLGDQDVIQYFVEQAPKELTRLEHWGCPWSRNEDGSVSTRAFGGMSTKRTWYATDKVGFHMLHTLFQTSMKFGNVVRYDEHFVSKLLVDGGACRGVAALDIRTGEMKAILGKAVILSTGGGGKVWPFTTNGNIKTGDGMSLAYREGVGLKDMEFVQYHPTGLPGTGILITEATRGEGGHLLNNEGERFLVSRDYGVGTKAELGPRDMISRAITQEIAAGRGVEIPGKIGRYAHLDLRHLGEEKIMARLPFVRELSKAYANVDPVHEPIPIRPVLHYMMGGVDTDIDAKTTLDGLYAAGETACVSLNGANRLGSNSLTECLVFGARAGEHATEYIKSVSVGEEGPFVQQAEAEAARIDALRGRQRGGEKIAKVREDMNTAMEDGTGVYREQASMAKAVTDIAELRQRFEQISLDDSSKIFNTELVAGLELDSMLDVAEAVTCAAVQRKESRGAHACSDYATRNDTEYLHHSMVYQSPEGPRFDKKEVTLGVWEPEERKY